The Salifodinibacter halophilus genomic interval GTCCCGGATTGGCCCGCGCGAGCGTAGTCGCCGGCGAGCGCCAGCGCGGGTGCGAAGACGGCCGCACCAGCCACCCCCTGAATGAAGCGCGCGAGGACCATCATCCAGGGCTCGGTGACGAACCCCTGCACGGCCGTCGCGGGCGCGAGCAGGAGGAGCCCGTAGAAGATGAACGGTTTGCGCCCGTAGCTGTCGCTCGCGGAGCCGATCGGGGCCTGCAAGAGGACCT includes:
- a CDS encoding MFS transporter, coding for VLLQAPIGSASDSYGRKPFIFYGLLLLAPATAVQGFVTEPWMMVLARFIQGVAGAAVFAPALALAGDYARAGQSGT